A genomic region of Pseudomonas abietaniphila contains the following coding sequences:
- a CDS encoding transposase, with protein sequence MQERKTYTREFKQRAASMVLDDNCSVPDVCASMDVGPTALRRWVDQVRKERQKGQPVAGTKAISDEQRELQQLRAKIKRLETEAEILKKATALLMSDPDRFS encoded by the coding sequence ATGCAAGAACGAAAGACCTATACCCGCGAGTTCAAGCAACGTGCTGCAAGCATGGTTCTTGACGATAACTGTTCGGTTCCCGATGTCTGCGCATCAATGGACGTCGGTCCTACGGCTCTGCGCCGCTGGGTTGATCAGGTTCGTAAAGAACGCCAAAAAGGACAGCCCGTTGCAGGCACCAAGGCGATCAGCGATGAGCAGCGAGAACTCCAGCAGTTACGCGCCAAGATCAAACGCCTTGAGACCGAGGCCGAAATCCTAAAAAAGGCTACCGCTCTCTTAATGTCGGATCCCGATCGTTTTTCCTGA
- a CDS encoding CynX/NimT family MFS transporter yields the protein MTTKAPLASDTLSRSRKHHEIDELLIDAEADDEQVQQHHPVLKRPWFLLLGLVLVALNLRPALSSMAPLLSEVSKSLGLSAAKAGLLTTLPVLCLGLFAPLAPVLARRFGSERVVLGILLTLTCGILLRSSFGEVGLFAGSILSGASIGIIGVLLPGIVKRDFAKQAGTMTGVYTMALCLGAAVAAGSTVPLSHYFGGSWNVGLGFWIVPAVLAALFWWPQTRQRHGQHQAAYRVRGLFRDRLARQVTLYMGLQSSLAYIVFGWLPSILIGRGLTPTEAGLLLSGSIMVQLLSSLTAPWLATRGKDQRLAILLVMLLTLAGLYGCLYAPLNQLWVWGVVLGLGQGGTFSLALTLIVLRSRDSHVAANLSSMAQGVGYTLASLGPFAVGVVHDWTGNWSAVGWIFGIIGVAAILAGMGAGRALYVDVTSEKV from the coding sequence ATGACGACCAAGGCGCCTTTGGCGAGCGACACGCTATCCCGTTCCCGAAAACATCATGAAATCGACGAGCTGCTGATCGATGCCGAAGCTGATGACGAACAGGTTCAGCAGCATCACCCCGTATTGAAGCGTCCATGGTTTCTGCTGTTGGGGCTAGTGTTGGTTGCGCTGAACCTGCGTCCGGCGTTATCGAGCATGGCGCCCTTGTTAAGCGAGGTCTCAAAAAGCTTGGGGCTGTCGGCGGCAAAGGCCGGTTTGCTCACGACGTTGCCCGTGCTGTGCCTGGGGTTGTTCGCGCCGCTGGCGCCGGTTCTGGCGCGGCGTTTTGGCAGTGAGCGCGTCGTCCTGGGCATCCTGCTGACCCTGACGTGCGGAATTCTGCTGCGCAGTTCTTTCGGTGAAGTGGGGCTGTTCGCCGGCAGCATTCTGTCTGGCGCGAGCATCGGCATTATCGGCGTGCTGTTGCCAGGGATCGTCAAACGCGATTTCGCCAAACAGGCAGGGACCATGACCGGTGTCTACACCATGGCGTTGTGCCTGGGCGCCGCAGTGGCCGCCGGCTCTACCGTGCCGCTCAGCCATTATTTTGGAGGCAGCTGGAACGTCGGCCTGGGGTTCTGGATCGTACCGGCCGTTCTCGCAGCACTCTTCTGGTGGCCGCAGACGCGCCAGCGCCACGGCCAGCATCAAGCGGCCTATCGCGTACGTGGCTTGTTCCGTGATCGCCTGGCTCGTCAGGTGACGCTGTACATGGGCCTGCAATCGTCGCTGGCGTACATCGTGTTTGGCTGGTTGCCGTCGATTCTCATCGGTCGAGGGCTGACCCCGACCGAAGCCGGGCTGCTGTTATCGGGCTCGATCATGGTTCAATTGCTCAGCTCGCTGACCGCGCCATGGTTGGCGACGCGGGGCAAGGATCAGCGACTGGCGATTCTGCTGGTGATGCTGCTGACCTTGGCTGGCCTCTACGGCTGCCTCTATGCGCCGCTGAATCAGTTGTGGGTCTGGGGCGTGGTTCTTGGGCTGGGGCAGGGCGGCACGTTCAGTCTGGCACTGACCCTGATCGTGCTGCGCTCGCGTGATTCTCATGTCGCTGCCAACCTGTCGAGCATGGCGCAAGGCGTGGGTTATACGCTGGCGTCGCTGGGCCCGTTCGCCGTTGGCGTGGTGCATGACTGGACCGGCAACTGGAGCGCCGTGGGCTGGATTTTCGGCATCATCGGCGTGGCCGCGATCCTGGCGGGCATGGGCGCCGGGCGCGCGCTGTACGTGGACGTCACCAGCGAGAAAGTCTGA
- a CDS encoding IS3 family transposase yields the protein MRESGSYPTCQLCDALGVSRSAFYDWLHRRSAPDAKRDVLRAKVVQLHAESRESAGARMISQCLKAQQLRVGRYLAGKLMAEANLTSRQRRRHPYRSRGVEAFVAKNLLERNFQPAAINQVWCGDVTSLMVGKRWYHLAVVIDLFARRVVGWAFSLINDANLVTKALRMAVEVRGRHAGLMFHSDQGCQYQPTLPGWTA from the coding sequence CTGAGAGAGTCAGGCTCGTATCCGACCTGCCAGCTTTGTGACGCGCTGGGCGTTTCTCGCAGCGCGTTCTATGACTGGCTTCATCGTCGTTCAGCGCCGGATGCCAAGCGTGACGTGCTCCGGGCAAAGGTCGTGCAATTGCATGCTGAAAGCAGAGAAAGTGCGGGGGCGAGAATGATTTCTCAGTGTTTGAAGGCCCAGCAGCTCAGGGTTGGAAGGTATCTGGCTGGAAAACTCATGGCAGAGGCAAACCTGACCAGCAGGCAGCGCCGTCGCCACCCGTATCGCTCCAGAGGGGTTGAGGCATTTGTGGCCAAGAATCTGCTTGAACGTAATTTTCAGCCAGCAGCCATCAATCAGGTCTGGTGCGGCGACGTTACCAGTCTGATGGTCGGGAAACGTTGGTACCACTTGGCCGTGGTCATCGACCTGTTCGCCCGACGAGTCGTTGGGTGGGCATTTTCTCTGATCAATGACGCCAACCTGGTCACCAAAGCGCTCAGGATGGCGGTAGAAGTACGAGGCAGGCATGCAGGTCTGATGTTTCATTCGGATCAAGGCTGCCAGTACCAGCCAACGCTTCCAGGCTGGACTGCTTGA